From a single Arachnia propionica genomic region:
- the trpD gene encoding anthranilate phosphoribosyltransferase, whose protein sequence is MTYTWPDILTGLVRREGLETEAAQWALNEILSGRASDVQLAALLVALRAKGETAEELEGLSSAMLDNAVQVTLDREAVDVVGTGGDRANTVNISTMAALVAAAAGAKVVKHGSRAASSQAGTADTLEALGVNIMLEPTKHAAVLAEVGITFLFAQLHHPAMKHVAGVRKQLAIQTTFNFLGPLSNPARPQAMALGVANDDIAPVVARVLAGRGVRGLVFRGFDGLDELTTTSPSDVWLLADGRVHRTTLDPAELGLPPAAPSDLTGRDARHNAQVVRDLVAGRTGPVRDIVVLNAAAALLAYRGVSSVVPLAEQLATTLSDANRALDDGSAQQKLDAWIEATGAWDSAARQCGSDGAQPQCRAVGKWL, encoded by the coding sequence ATGACCTATACCTGGCCGGATATCCTGACCGGCCTGGTGCGCAGGGAGGGCCTGGAGACCGAGGCTGCGCAGTGGGCGCTCAACGAGATTCTCTCGGGCCGTGCCAGCGATGTGCAGCTTGCTGCGCTGCTGGTGGCGCTTCGGGCGAAGGGTGAGACGGCTGAGGAGCTTGAGGGCCTCAGCTCCGCGATGCTCGACAACGCGGTGCAGGTTACCCTCGATCGTGAGGCCGTGGACGTCGTGGGCACGGGAGGCGACCGGGCCAACACAGTCAACATCTCCACCATGGCAGCGCTGGTGGCGGCAGCGGCTGGCGCGAAGGTGGTCAAGCACGGTTCACGGGCGGCATCTTCGCAGGCCGGCACCGCCGACACCTTGGAGGCGCTCGGCGTGAACATCATGCTGGAACCGACAAAGCATGCCGCTGTCCTGGCGGAGGTGGGTATTACCTTCTTGTTCGCGCAGCTTCACCATCCCGCGATGAAGCACGTCGCGGGAGTGCGGAAGCAACTGGCCATTCAGACCACGTTCAATTTCCTCGGGCCCCTGTCCAATCCAGCCCGTCCCCAGGCGATGGCATTGGGGGTGGCCAACGACGACATCGCTCCCGTCGTGGCACGGGTGCTGGCGGGACGTGGAGTACGAGGCCTGGTTTTCCGGGGTTTCGACGGGCTCGATGAACTGACCACCACATCCCCCTCGGACGTGTGGCTGCTGGCTGACGGACGGGTGCACCGCACCACCCTGGATCCGGCGGAACTCGGGCTGCCGCCCGCAGCCCCCTCGGACCTCACGGGAAGGGACGCGCGGCACAACGCCCAGGTGGTGCGGGATCTAGTGGCGGGCAGGACCGGTCCGGTCCGCGACATCGTGGTCCTGAACGCGGCGGCCGCTCTTCTTGCCTACCGCGGGGTCAGTTCCGTGGTGCCGCTCGCTGAGCAACTGGCGACGACCTTGTCCGATGCCAATCGGGCCCTGGACGATGGCAGCGCCCAGCAGAAACTCGATGCCTGGATCGAGGCCACCGGGGCCTGGGACTCAGCCGCCCGTCAATGCGGCAGCGATGGGGCCCAGCCACAGTGCCGGGCCGTAGGGAAATGGCTCTGA
- a CDS encoding prepilin peptidase yields the protein MPRLPRVALDPDDPPPDYRSLARPREAITLGLVVLGCTCALWRVPVAQLPLWFGHLGAGGALVWVDFKTTWLPKRLHWIATAQVAAGLAVVSFRSPDVLAPALVGACATSGLLWLVWRFSRSFGFGDVRLGLLVGAVSGSMGLQGWTTALLAGALIGAVWAIVHMLRGRTSEPFPYGPALWLGPIAAALTGG from the coding sequence GTGCCGCGGCTGCCTCGTGTTGCGCTCGACCCGGACGATCCCCCGCCCGACTACCGATCCTTGGCAAGACCTCGGGAAGCCATCACTCTAGGTCTGGTGGTTCTCGGGTGTACCTGTGCCCTCTGGCGAGTACCCGTCGCGCAGCTGCCGTTGTGGTTCGGTCATCTCGGCGCGGGTGGAGCGCTGGTATGGGTTGATTTCAAAACCACATGGCTGCCGAAACGCCTGCACTGGATCGCCACCGCCCAAGTTGCGGCGGGCTTGGCGGTGGTCTCCTTCCGGTCCCCGGACGTGCTCGCGCCAGCCTTGGTAGGGGCGTGTGCGACTTCGGGCCTGTTGTGGTTGGTGTGGCGATTCTCCCGCAGCTTCGGTTTCGGTGATGTCAGGCTCGGTTTGCTGGTGGGTGCGGTGTCCGGGTCGATGGGGCTCCAAGGATGGACAACAGCGTTGCTGGCGGGAGCCCTCATCGGGGCGGTCTGGGCAATCGTCCACATGCTGCGAGGGCGGACCTCAGAGCCATTTCCCTACGGCCCGGCACTGTGGCTGGGCCCCATCGCTGCCGCATTGACGGGCGGCTGA
- a CDS encoding response regulator, with product MSDETLKVLLFSSDRTVREQVRFALGRKVASDLPPIDVEEVATGQALLKRLDADPGCALLILDGEAQPEGGIGLAHQVKEEYDPCPPVLLLVARVADAWLGTWSRAEAISAYPIDPVRLPAQVAELLREKVA from the coding sequence ATGAGCGACGAAACCCTCAAGGTGCTGCTGTTTTCCAGTGACCGCACGGTGCGGGAGCAGGTGCGGTTCGCCCTCGGACGCAAGGTGGCCTCCGATCTGCCTCCCATCGATGTGGAGGAGGTGGCTACTGGGCAGGCCTTGCTGAAACGCTTGGATGCGGATCCTGGTTGCGCTCTCCTCATCCTGGACGGTGAGGCCCAGCCCGAGGGTGGTATCGGCCTGGCGCATCAGGTCAAGGAGGAATATGACCCGTGCCCACCGGTGCTGCTGCTGGTGGCCCGCGTGGCCGACGCATGGCTTGGAACGTGGTCGCGTGCCGAGGCGATCTCCGCCTACCCGATCGATCCGGTTAGGTTGCCTGCCCAGGTGGCCGAGCTGCTGAGGGAGAAAGTGGCATGA